A region from the Lycium barbarum isolate Lr01 chromosome 8, ASM1917538v2, whole genome shotgun sequence genome encodes:
- the LOC132605969 gene encoding aquaporin PIP2-4-like: MTKEVEAVTERPAEFSAKDYTDPPPAPLVDFEELTQWSFYRAIIAEFIATLLFLYVTILTVIGYKHQSDLDDGGDVCGGVGILGIAWAFGGMIFILVYCTAGISGGHINPAVTFGLFLARKVSLIRAVLYMVAQCLGAICGVGFVKAFQSAYYNRYDGGVNVMAGGHSKGVGLGAEIIGTFVLVYTVFSATDPKRSARDSHVPVLAPLPIGFAVFMVHLATIPITGTGINPARSFGAAVIYNGDKAWDEHWIFWVGPFIGAFAAALYHQFVLRAGAIKALGSFRSNA; this comes from the exons ATGACTAAAGAAGTTGAAGCAGTAACAGAGAGACCAGCAGAATTTTCTGCAAAAGACTATACTGACCCTCCACCAGCACCATTAGTGGACTTTGAAGAGCTAACACAATGGTCATTTTACAGGGCAATTATTGCTGAATTCATTGCCACTTTGTTATTCCTTTATGTTACTATACTGACAGTGATTGGATACAAACACCAATCAGATTTGGATGATGGAGGTGATGTATGTGGTGGTGTTGGTATTCTTGGAATTGCTTGGGCTTTTGGTGGCATGATTTTCATTCTTGTTTACTGCACTGCCGGTATCTCTG GAGGACACATCAACCCAGCAGTGACATTTGGGCTGTTCTTGGCAAGGAAAGTATCACTAATCAGGGCAGTTTTGTACATGGTGGCCCAGTGTTTGGGTGCAATTTGTGGTGTGGGTTTCGTCAAGGCTTTCCAATCAGCTTACTACAATAGGTATGATGGTGGTGTTAATGTTATGGCTGGTGGTCATAGCAAGGGTGTTGGATTGGGCGCGGAGATTATTGGTACCTTTGTTTTGGTCTACACTGTCTTCTCTGCCACTGACCCCAAGAGGAGTGCCAGAGACTCTCATGTCCCT GTGTTGGCACCACTTCCAATTGGAtttgctgtgtttatggttcacttAGCCACCATACCAATTACTGGAACTGGCATTAATCCAGCTAGGAGTTTTGGTGCTGCTGTTATTTACAATGGTGACAAGGCATGGGATGAACACTGGATTTTCTGGGTGGGCCCATTCATTGGAGCATTCGCCGCCGCCCTCTACCACCAGTTTGTACTCCGTGCAGGTGCTATCAAAGCTCTAGGTTCATTCAGGAGCAACGCCTAA